In the genome of Bremerella sp. P1, the window TCTCGATCACATCATGCCTGAGATGGATGGCCTGACGTTGGCCGATCGAATCCATCAGCACGAAGAATATCGCGACACCAAGTTGTTAATGCTTACATCGTACGATCGCGACATCTCCAACGAGGCACTCAAGCGTTTGGAAATGACGTGCCTGACGAAGCCAATTCGACAGTCGCGTCTGCTTGACACGCTGGTTTCTTTGTCCGGCGGACGGCGCTCGAGCGAAATGCAAGCTCGACTAGAAGCCGAGGAAAAGCCGCTCAATGACCGGCGTCATCAGGATGCAAAGATCTTGGTTGTCGATGACAACGAGATCAATCGGTTGGTGGCCCATGAGATCCTTCAGGCCGAAGGGTTCCAGGTTGTCCTGGCTGAAAATGGAAGAGAAGCAGTCGACAAAGTTAGCGGGACGGATGTCAATCTGATACTGATGGACTGCGAAATGCCAGAGATGGACGGCTTCGAGGCGACTCGCAAGATTCGCCAGATGGCATCGACGACGCACACTAAATTACAAGATCTGCCGATCGTGGCACTCACCGCGCAGGCCATCAAGGGAGATCAAGAACGTTGCCTGGCAGCCGGCATGGATGACTATGTCATGAAGCCAGTTAATCGCCAGCAACTGATTCAAACCATTCTGAAACAGCTTGATCAACGATCGACTGTGGTCATGGAACAATCGTCGGTCGAAGCTGATCGGCAGGTGACAAGAGATGAGCCTGATGCAGGGCAGGAAGAGCAGATCTCGATCGCTGAATTGCGTGATCGTTGCGGTGACGACGAGAGCTTGATTCAACGAGTCCTGCAGAAGTTTACGGTCAAAGCAAAGTCGGAGATCGCACTGCTTGAGCAACATGTTCGCGATGGAAACATCGACCAGGTTGTTCAGGTCGCCCACTCCTTGAAGGGAATGGCAGCGAATGTCGCTGCTCAGCCCGTTTCCAAGGTTGCAGGAACGATCGAGCTGGCTGCCCGAGAGCAGCAGACCGAAGGATATGAGCTCTTAATGCAAGACCTCAGTCAAAAGTTCGACACGTGTGAAGCATTTATTGCGCACCTGTTGAAGAACGACAATCGTGAGCCCGGAGATCGATAGGCATGGATACACGCATCAGCATTTTGGTGGTCGATGACGACGACATAGCGCTCGATATGATCGAGAGCTATCTGACGCGGGAAGGCTTCCTGGTATTCACGGCAATCAACGGCGTCGAAGCGGTCAAGCGACTGGAGGAGAATGAAATCCAGATCGTCGTGACCGACTGGGAAATGCCAATGATGAACGGCCTGGAACTCGTTCGTGAGATCCGGGGACGTTTTACGGAACACTATATTTACAGCATCTTGTTGACCAGTCGTGGCCGAAATGACGAGATCGTCGAAGGCATGGCATCGGGGGCGGACGACTTCATGGTCAAGCCCTTCAATCCGCCAGAGCTTTTGGCACGGATCAATGCGGGCGTTCGCTTAATCGGGCTGGAAACACGCGACCTGGTTATTTTTTCGCTCGCACGTTTGGCGGAATCGCGAGACACGGAAACGGGCCAACACCTGGAACGCGTGCGGCAGTACTCGCGGCGACTAGCGCGAGAGATGTCGGCCCTGCCTGAGTTCGCGCACGTTATCGACGGCGAATTTGTTCGATTGATCTATCAGACGAGCCCGCTGCACGATATCGGCAAGGTTGGCATTCCGGACGGGGTCCTGCTCAAGCCTGGTAAGTTGACCAAGGATGAGTTCGAGGTCATGAAGAAGCACACCATCCTTGGAGCGGAAACACTCGACGCAGCCCTCAAGCAGTTCCCCAAAGCCAAGTTCTTGCAGATGGCCAGGGACATTGCAGTGGCTCATCACGAGAAATGGGATGGAAGTGGATATCCCTATGGCTTGAGTGGTTTGGAAATCCCACTAGCTGCTCGGATTGTCGCGGTGGCCGACGTATACGATGCTTTGACAACCAGACGCATCTACAAGGATGCTTTCAGCACCGATTACGCGGAAGGCATTATTCGCGAAGGGAGCGGAAAGCATTTCGACCCCGAAGTTGTGCGGGCATTTGAAGCCTGCAAGGAAGATTTCGTACGCTTTGTTGAGCAGTATTCCGATCCAGTTGAATCGTCGGAAGAGTTGACGGCGACCAGCTGACGAGGGATGCATTCAGAATCGGGCGAGGTTAAGATAGAAGGCTCTGGTCTTTCCCCTCTGCCCTGCCCTTCTGACTCTCGCTTGAAACATGAATTTTCTAAAACTCTCTGTCGTCTCGCTAAGCCTTTTCGCGCTTTCTGCAACGCTTGGACTTGCCGCCGAGCAAGATAATCCCCAACTGCCGAACGTAATTGTCGTGATGGCAGACGACCTGGGAATTGGCGATGTTTCTGCGACCAATCCGGAATGCAAGATCAAGACTCCGAATCTTGAACAGATGGCGGCCGAGGGCCTCACCTTTCTCGATGCGCATACTCCCAGTTCGGTTTGTACCCCGACTCGCTATGGTCTTCTGACGGGACGATACAACTGGCGTTCGCGACTCGCTCGTGGTGTCTTGAGTGGAACGAGCGAACATCTCATTCCAGCCGATCGCCCCACGCTTGGGCATTTAATGAAAGGGGCCGGCTACCACACGGCCATGTTCGGCAAGTGGCATCTCGGCTGGGACTGGCATAAAGAAAACGGCAAGATTGACTTCACCAAGCCAGTGACCAATGGGCCTGATATCAACGGCTTCGATCAGTACTACGGCCATTGCGGCTCGCTCGATATGCCTCCGTACGTATGGGTCGATACCGGACGAGTTACGGCAGTTCCGGAGCGTGAGGAAGGGGTGACTTCTAAAGAGGATCGTTACGGCTGGTATCGTAAAGGTCCAATTGGTCCCGACTTTGTCATTGAAGAAGTCTTGCCGCACCTGTTTGATAAGTCGATTGCCTACGTCAACGAGCGAGCCAAGCCAGAACACGCGGACCAGCCGTTCTTTCTGTACCTGCCGCTGCCAGCTCCCCACACGCCGATTGTGCCTGTTCCGCCGTTTAAGGGGGCCAGTGGCTTGAATCCATACGGTGACTTCGTCATGCAGGTCGATCATCACATGGGGCAATTGTTCGCTGCGTTGAAGGACAACAAGCTCGACGAAAACACGTTGGTCTTCTTTACCAGTGACAACGGCTGCTCGCCACAGGCAAACTTTCCGTTGCTCTTGGAAAAAGGCCATGATCCGAGTGCGGTCTATCGTGGACACAAAGCAGACATCTACGAAGGAGGGCATCGTGTTCCCTTCATCGTTCGATGGCCAGGACATATCGAAAAGGGACGCAAGACCAACGCGTTGGCGTGCCTGACCGATATCTATTCAACGCTGGAAACGATTACTAATCAGCCTCGCAAGCCGACCGGGGGCGAAGATGGTTACAGCTTGGTGTCGGTCTTTGAAGGCGAAGAAACGTCGGGTCGCGATACGCTTATCAGCCATTCCATCTCGGGGCACTTTGCTGTTCGACAAGGCGACTGGAAACTGTGCTTGTCGCATGGGAGTGGTGGGTGGAGTGATCCAAGAGAGCCTTCGGCGATCAAGCAAGGCTTGCCTGCGATGCAGTTGTTCAACTTGAGCTCTGACCCCGGCGAACAAGAGAACCTGGTCGAAAGCCATCCCGAAAAGGTCAAGCAGCTTCTGGAATTGCTTGAAACGCAGGTCGAACAGGGACGCTGCACGCCAGGTGAAAAGGTGGAAAACGACCGTAAGATCACGTTCCAGGTTAGATAACGTGGAAGGATGCATGACGAATCGTATCAACGAGTCGAACTGAATCTCGATTGGGACGTCCTGGCGAAGACCACGCGCTTTGCGATTCCGCAGGTGCGAACTCCGGTTCAGTTCAATTTGGAAGGCGAGTAATTCGTCAGCTTCGTACTGCTTCGCCTACGGAGACAATTGCAGACAGGTCAGTTCCGCTCCGCTGCGAAGGAAAAGCCGGTCACCCACCAATGCTGGGTGAGAGAAGGCATCGATCTTTTCTTCCGAAAACGCGAGGCGGGAAAGAACCGGACAATCGTTGGATGTCGCGTCGACGAGCAGTATTTGTCCGTCACCGACGACCAGCAAGCGATTGTCACTCGCGATGATCGCTCCGTAGTCTCCCAGAGCCTCGTCACGTACCCGTGCAAGTTCCCGCAAGTCTTCTGAGAGATCCAGGCAGAAAAGAAAGCGATTGACACAGAAGACGCGGTTCCCGACGACCACTGGCGAACTCATGTCGGGGCGGAGCTTCCTGTTTTCCATGACCGGCTGGGGATCGATCGTGCCGTCTTCCTGGAATTGGTAGAGCCGCGTGCCGTTGTTCTCGGTAGTGATCAGAAGTTTGTCACCGATTTGAACGGGAGTCGGTACGTTGAAGTCTCCTTCAATCACCGGCTCCAGCCTCCAGAGCCGTTTGCCGGTAGCGACATCCCAGCCGCCCAGGGTTGTTGCGTCGTGTCCAACAATCTGTTTTCGCCCGCCGAACGAACCGATGATGAGTGAACCGTACGAAGGCGCAAGGCCCGGGGATTTCCATACCAACGTACCATCGGACAAATCAAAGGCGACCAGGGAAGCGTCGGTGCCGCCAGCCTGAACTATGACCTTGTCTTCTGTGATTAACGGGGAACCGCAGTAGCCCCAGGGCAGTTCGCCATCAAACTTGAACTCGGACTTCAGATTGTGTTTCCAAATGATCTTGCCGGTGGCAAGCTGAACACAGTGCAGGTCTCCCATAGCACCCAGGAGAATAACTTTGTCGTCGACAATGCTCGGCGTGGCACGTGTCGACAAACCGTAGTCAAGCGTATCGACCGCCAGATATTCGAGATTCCACACCGGGTTGCCAGTCCGGGCATCCAAACACTGAAAAACGTCCTGGAAGTCGTCGAAATCTCGATAGCCCAGAATCACGTAGCGATCATTTGCAGCGATGCCTCCTAAGCCGTTGCTGGAAAGCGAAGCCTTCCAAATCGCATTTGGTTCCGCCGTCAGGGAATCGGGCAGCTTGGGATAGCGGCCATCGCGATTGGGGCCACGCCAGCCATTCCAAGCAGGTGAGTTGTGGCTAGTTACTTTTTTTTTACGGAGCTATCTTTAGTGTCTAAGGGAACGAATCCGATGAGCGTTTCTAGTTGGGCGCAAAGCTCAGGTTCAGTAAGCACGTCCATGAGTGCCTGCTTGAGTTCTTTCTTTTCGTTTGGACCCACGTGGTGGGTAGCAAACGCCGTAATGAAAGGAACCATCTTCGTCTTGCCGATGACGCGAAGGTCTCCTTTCTTGATGGTGCCGCAACCTTCCAAAAGTGGTGCTGCGTAGCTTGAGATGACGGCTGCTCCTTTGGCGTCGTCTTTCAACTCCAGAATCTTACATGCCCCGTCACTGCATGCCTGTGAAATCTGAAGCGTGTTAGGTAGCTTCACGCCGGCATCGTTCAACAATTCGATTGCTGCCTGGTGCTTTTCCTCGGCTTCGCTTGCTCCGAAATAGATTTGATACCCTTGAAGGTCGGCCGGCTTCTGAGCTGGATCATCCCGGCCAACGACGATCATGCCGAACTGCGTGGTCGATCCATCCTTGTCCGTCAGACGGCCCAACGGCGTGACCCTGAGATCACGCGTTTTCGCATCGAATCGAACAACCGAGTCTTTGCCGATGATCAAATCGATAGTGCCTCCGGCGAGGTCTTCCTGCTTGAGCGATTCCAACGACTCGACAAACAATAGATTGATCGACCGATCCAGTTTTGCCTCAAGAAAGGCCTCGAGGTGCTCGTACTTGCGCTGGGCGTAACCTTCGACGCAAGGACAAGACAAGGGGGCCGCCAATGGGTCCATGACGACCATGGTCAAAGCCTTGGTTTCGGCAGCTTCGGAGCGTAGAGCCAAGACGGAACAAGTGACCAGAACGGCCAACACGACGATACGTAGTTGGAATCGCATGAGCAAACTCTCGCGAATATCGAGAAGAGGGAATCGAAGGGACAACGAAAATGCTACGAGAGAAATCGCACTAGGTCTCTGCCGATGTAACCTCCGTGGAAGGTTCTGTCGGGGATTCGGCCTTACGCTTCATAACCACAATGTGGTTTCGCGTGATGTCCAGCATGTAGACGGTATCGTTGTCAGGCGAAACGGCAATGGAAACGTTCTTGCAGCCCGGTACCAACTTGACGTCGCCGACATATTCTTTGAACTCACCTTTTGGCGAGAAACGAGTGATGCGACCCGTATTCGATTCGGCCGTATAAATATCGCCGTCTCGGTTGAAGCCAACATTCATCGGATTGCAGCAACTGGTGAAACCATCTCTGCCGGAGCGATCACGTTTGCCCCATTCCGTGACCAACTCGCCATTGGGCTGGAAACAGGCCACACGATGTCGGGCATTCTCAGCCACATAGATGCCGGACTCGCACGCCTGGACATCCATTTGGCTGCAGCAGCCGCGCAACTCGGTGACGACTTTTTCGCCGCCGGTAAAGTCCAGGGACGTTTGCCAGACTTCAAACCGATAGCCCAAAGTGGCAGGAGTGGCAATGTAAACGTGCTTG includes:
- a CDS encoding HD-GYP domain-containing protein; its protein translation is MDTRISILVVDDDDIALDMIESYLTREGFLVFTAINGVEAVKRLEENEIQIVVTDWEMPMMNGLELVREIRGRFTEHYIYSILLTSRGRNDEIVEGMASGADDFMVKPFNPPELLARINAGVRLIGLETRDLVIFSLARLAESRDTETGQHLERVRQYSRRLAREMSALPEFAHVIDGEFVRLIYQTSPLHDIGKVGIPDGVLLKPGKLTKDEFEVMKKHTILGAETLDAALKQFPKAKFLQMARDIAVAHHEKWDGSGYPYGLSGLEIPLAARIVAVADVYDALTTRRIYKDAFSTDYAEGIIREGSGKHFDPEVVRAFEACKEDFVRFVEQYSDPVESSEELTATS
- a CDS encoding sulfatase family protein, producing MNFLKLSVVSLSLFALSATLGLAAEQDNPQLPNVIVVMADDLGIGDVSATNPECKIKTPNLEQMAAEGLTFLDAHTPSSVCTPTRYGLLTGRYNWRSRLARGVLSGTSEHLIPADRPTLGHLMKGAGYHTAMFGKWHLGWDWHKENGKIDFTKPVTNGPDINGFDQYYGHCGSLDMPPYVWVDTGRVTAVPEREEGVTSKEDRYGWYRKGPIGPDFVIEEVLPHLFDKSIAYVNERAKPEHADQPFFLYLPLPAPHTPIVPVPPFKGASGLNPYGDFVMQVDHHMGQLFAALKDNKLDENTLVFFTSDNGCSPQANFPLLLEKGHDPSAVYRGHKADIYEGGHRVPFIVRWPGHIEKGRKTNALACLTDIYSTLETITNQPRKPTGGEDGYSLVSVFEGEETSGRDTLISHSISGHFAVRQGDWKLCLSHGSGGWSDPREPSAIKQGLPAMQLFNLSSDPGEQENLVESHPEKVKQLLELLETQVEQGRCTPGEKVENDRKITFQVR
- a CDS encoding outer membrane protein assembly factor BamB family protein, yielding MPDSLTAEPNAIWKASLSSNGLGGIAANDRYVILGYRDFDDFQDVFQCLDARTGNPVWNLEYLAVDTLDYGLSTRATPSIVDDKVILLGAMGDLHCVQLATGKIIWKHNLKSEFKFDGELPWGYCGSPLITEDKVIVQAGGTDASLVAFDLSDGTLVWKSPGLAPSYGSLIIGSFGGRKQIVGHDATTLGGWDVATGKRLWRLEPVIEGDFNVPTPVQIGDKLLITTENNGTRLYQFQEDGTIDPQPVMENRKLRPDMSSPVVVGNRVFCVNRFLFCLDLSEDLRELARVRDEALGDYGAIIASDNRLLVVGDGQILLVDATSNDCPVLSRLAFSEEKIDAFSHPALVGDRLFLRSGAELTCLQLSP
- a CDS encoding PhnD/SsuA/transferrin family substrate-binding protein encodes the protein MRFQLRIVVLAVLVTCSVLALRSEAAETKALTMVVMDPLAAPLSCPCVEGYAQRKYEHLEAFLEAKLDRSINLLFVESLESLKQEDLAGGTIDLIIGKDSVVRFDAKTRDLRVTPLGRLTDKDGSTTQFGMIVVGRDDPAQKPADLQGYQIYFGASEAEEKHQAAIELLNDAGVKLPNTLQISQACSDGACKILELKDDAKGAAVISSYAAPLLEGCGTIKKGDLRVIGKTKMVPFITAFATHHVGPNEKKELKQALMDVLTEPELCAQLETLIGFVPLDTKDSSVKKK